Proteins encoded within one genomic window of Suricata suricatta isolate VVHF042 chromosome 17, meerkat_22Aug2017_6uvM2_HiC, whole genome shotgun sequence:
- the BTBD17 gene encoding BTB/POZ domain-containing protein 17, with protein sequence MLRLGYAKPGSWASFWAILTLVGLATRAAQRADVGGESSGTSINHSQLLLQRLQELLRQGNASDVVLRVQAAGTDEVRVFHAHRLLLGLHSELLRELLSNQSEAVLQEPRDCAAVFDKFIRYLYCGELTVLLAQAIPLHRLATKYGVASLQRGVADYMRAHLAGGAGPAVGWYHYAVSTGDEALRQSCLQFLAWNLSAVAGSAEWGAVSPELLAQLLPRSDLVLQDELELFHALETWLGRARPRLVVTPASSGGDAAGVSFQKTVLVGARQHGRLLVRHAYSFHQSSEEAGDFLAHADLQRRNSEYLVENALHLHLIVKPVYHTLIRTPK encoded by the exons ATGCTTCGGTTGGGCTACGCCAAGCCCGGGTCCTGGGCCAGCTTCTGGGCCATCCTGACCTTGGTGGGTCTGGCCACTCGAGCAG CTCAGAGAGCCGATGTTGGCGGGGAATCCTCGGGCACCTCCATCAACCACTCCCAGCTGCTGCTCCAACGGCTTCAAGAGCTACTGCGACAGGGTAATGCCAGCGATGTGGTCCTACGGGTGCAGGCCGCGGGCACTGACGAGGTGCGGGTCTTCCACGCTCACCGCCTGCTGTTGGGCTTGCACAGCGAGCTGCTCCGGGAGCTGCTGAGCAACCAGAGTGAGGCGGTGCTTCAGGAGCCCAGGGACTGTGCTGCCGTCTTTGACAAGTTCATCAG GTACCTCTACTGCGGCGAGCTGACCGTGCTGCTGGCCCAGGCCATCCCCCTGCACAGGCTGGCCACCAAGTACGGCGTGGCGTCCCTGCAGCGCGGCGTGGCCGACTACATGCGCGCGCACCTGGCGGGCGGCGCGGGCCCGGCGGTGGGCTGGTACCACTACGCGGTGAGCACCGGGGACGAGGCGCTGCGCCAGAGCTGCCTGCAGTTCCTGGCCTGGAACCTGTCGGCCGTGGCGGGGAGCGCCGAGTGGGGCGCCGTGAGCCCCGAGCTGCTGGCGCAGCTGCTGCCGCGCTCGGACCTGGTGCTGCAGGACGAGCTGGAGCTGTTCCACGCGCTGGAGACGTGGCTGGGCCGCGCCCG GCCGCGCCTCGTGGTGACGCCGGCCAGCAGCGGCGGCGACGCGGCGGGCGTGAGCTTCCAGAAGACCGTGCTGGTGGGGGCGCGCCAGCATGGCCGCCTGCTGGTGCGCCACGCCTACAGTTTCCACCAGAGCAGCGAGGAGGCGGGCGACTTCCTGGCGCACGCAGACCTGCAGCGCCGCAACTCTGAGTACCTGGTGGAGAATGCCCTGCACCTGCACCTCATCGTCAAGCCGGTCTACCACACCCTCATCCGGACCCCCAAGTAG
- the LOC115282537 gene encoding uncharacterized protein LOC115282537 — MLRKYRCLGFHVELGSFPRRWAMLLERQMQPRGVELSESVCQPGAEINAWSWCLGSRQQGRTGSVPRQGLSLGGNGAGLIQKAPLQFFNPEGVPPRKGWARPHLLPNKKSPPVHQPAQDCDPALCLSFSHSWGGMPGLPCVSLELWEGKNYIWKLDRSWALLCSPLTAALKPRCCQARFLPGWRLCLGTGGGDWDPLGQQLPEVLEPLGCPLKSLKLPWRERTSSAGW, encoded by the exons ATGCTGAGAAAATACAGGTGTCTTGGCTTCCACGTAGAGCTTGGGAGTTTCCCACGAAGGTGGGCTATGCTTCTAGAAAGACAGATGCAGCCACG AGGGGTGGAGCTGTCAGAGTCTGTGTGCCAGCCGGGAGCAGAAATCAATGCGTGGAGCTGGTGCCTGGGATCCAGACAACAAGGGAGGACAGGCTCCGTCCCCAGGCAAGGACTCAGCCTTGGGGGAAATGGAGCTGGATTGATCCAGAAGGCCCCGCTTCAGTTCTTCAACCCTGAAGGAGTCCCTCCCCGGAAGGGCTGGGCCAGGCCCCACTTGCTTCCCAACAAG AAGAGCCCTCCTGTGCACCAACCCGCCCAAGACTGCGACCcagctctctgcctcagtttctcccacaGCTGGGGTGGGATGCCGGGTCTGCCGTGTGTCTCCTTGGAactctgggaaggaaaaaattacatCTGGAAATTAGACAGAAGCTG ggCCCTCCTTTGCAGCCCGCTCACCGCAGCCCTTAAGCCAAGATGTTGCCAAGCGCGCTTCTTGCCAGGATGGAGACTGTGCctggggactgggggaggggactgggacCCTTTGGGCCAGCAGCTGCCAGAGGTCCTGGAGCCCCTTGGCTGCCCTTTGAAGAGCCTAAAACTTCCCTGGAGAGAAAGGACCAGCTCTGCTGGGTGGTAg
- the GPR142 gene encoding LOW QUALITY PROTEIN: probable G-protein coupled receptor 142 (The sequence of the model RefSeq protein was modified relative to this genomic sequence to represent the inferred CDS: substituted 1 base at 1 genomic stop codon) codes for MREKSVGTRVTXDSGPRSMTLKGREAAGQPPAMLPTANGSGPSQELEGHWPEIPERSPCVAGVIPVIYYSILLGLGLPVNLLTTVALARLAARTRKPSYYYLLALTASDIVTQVVIVFVGFLLQGAVLAREVPRAVVRTANILEFAANHASIWIAVLLTVDRYSALCHPLRHRAASSPGRTRRAIAAVLSAALLTGIPFYWWLDVWRDVDPPSILDETLKWAHCLIVYFIPCGIFLVTNSAIICRLRRRSQSGLRPRVGKGTAILLGVTTLFTLLWAPRIFVMLYHLYVAPVHRDWRVHLALDVANMAAMLNTAVNFSLYCFVSKTFRATIREVVHDTHLPCLLGSRPEGMVVDPVLKPPGLPKGTGL; via the exons ATGAGGGAGAAAAGTGTAGGGACAAGA GTGACCTAGGACTCAGGACCCAGGAGCATGACGCTTAAGGGGCGAGAGGCAG CTGGTCAGCCTCCAGCCATGCTGCCCACAGCCAATGGCAGTGGGCCAAGCCAGGAATTGGAAGGCCATTGGCCAGAAATCCCGGAGAGGTCCCCATGTGTGGCTGGTGTCATCCCCGTCATCTACTACAGCAtcctgctgggcctggggctgcctg TCAACCTCCTGACCACAGTAGCCCTGGCCCGGCTGGCTGCCAGGACCAGGAAGCCCTCCTACTACTACCTTCTGGCGCTCACGGCCTCGGATATCGTCACCCAGGTGGTCATCGTGTTCGTGGGTTTCCTCCTGCAGGGCGCCGTGCTGGCCCGGGAGGTGCCCCGGGCTGTGGTACGCACGGCTAACATCCTGGAGTTTGCCGCCAATCATGCCTCCATCTGGATCGCTGTCCTGCTCACAGTCGACCGGTACAGCGCCCTGTGCCATCCCTTGCGCCACCGGGCCGCCTCTTCCCCAGGCCGGACCCGCCGGGCCATTGCCGCTGTCCTCAGTGCTGCCCTGCTGACCGGCATCCCCTTCTACTGGTGGCTGGATGTGTGGAGGGACGTGGACCCCCCCAGCATACTGGATGAGACCCTCAAGTGGGCTCACTGCCTCATCGTCTACTTCATCCCTTGCGGCATTTTCCTGGTCACCAACTCGGCCATCATCTGCCGGCTGCGGAGGAGGAGCCAGAGTGGGCTGCGGCCCCGAGTGGGCAAGGGCACAGCTATCCTCCTGGGCGTCACCACACTCTTCACCCTACTTTGGGCGCCCAGGATCTTTGTCATGCTCTACCACCTGTATGTGGCTCCTGTCCACCGGGACTGGAGGGTCCACCTGGCCTTGGACGTGGCCAACATGGCGGCTATGCTCAACACAGCAGTCAACTTCAGCCTCTACTGCTTCGTCAGCAAGACTTTCCGGGCCACCATCCGAGAGGTCGTCCATGATACCCAcctgccctgcctcctggggTCTCGGCCAGAGGGCATGGTGGTGGACCCTGTGCTAAAGCCCCCAGGACTTCCCAAAGGGACAGGATTGTAG